Proteins encoded in a region of the Clostridium beijerinckii genome:
- a CDS encoding EAL domain-containing protein, which yields MKLTFRLKLFFYFVGIILSISIPIALITYNYMYKSLKEHLFSSAKAQMVQVDNNFSNMLGQIKYNAKFLATYSDAKKADQSISALFNIPDILINKKYSKQIPGIEGTIYNVLEAYGTSHPETTYVYIGTKWGGYIQWPDGLSTNTFDPRTRPWYSLALSNPDEVVISDPYVSAVDNSKNVIISASTTVKNEDGSIVGAMGIDLSLEKLSEIIRNIKIGDTGYVFLYLKDGTMLAHPDIDLKFKNILHLNQLGYTYSQTNEASKFSFDNYDKFIDLDNGSFETYINGNPVLVNIYTCKDTGWKMASVIPKSELESKASKMGYLIIMITVGVLFLAIFVTLIVTKKVTKPITELVPLMQAAGNGDLSVKASINSNDEFGKLGRSFNLMIGKLCSSYEELSSVYEELLATEEELRVQYKELQQNEEALRVSEEKYKLALECANDSIWEWNLVTDTFFASDKLIDITGYKLDEINNLRNFVYENVHLDDLDKVKKDFKDHINQLTDVYSSEFRIRTKSSSYVWILSCGKALRDSEGKAIKITGSIRDISERKISEDRIKFMAFYDSLTKLPNRTLFMNRLNEQLKLSNYANKQGIVFFIDLDNFKNINDTMGHEYGDKLLISLAKQFENLIEEKDTISRLGGDEFILLHPDSKEDEIQTYANKLLGLFDKVFKIDNKHMYITASVGIALYPKDGRDSSTILRNADAAMYRAKELGKNRFSLFDPEMYLSLERKTNIERILRTVVDNNELIINYQPQYDLQANKIFGFEALLRLNSRELGFISPAEFIPIAEESGYITQLTLWVLKESCKQSAKWFEAGYKFNSISVNISSVDLQEINFLDNVKEIIESSSVNPNMIELEITETVLMKSFDSSIEILKKLMDMGIRIALDDFGTGYSSLSYLRRIPITTLKIDKSFIDNISSNKKEEAIIKNIIQMAHSMELKVIAEGVETEDQLSILKRMECDYIQGYYFSKPLPANQLEELLER from the coding sequence ATGAAGCTTACTTTTAGATTAAAATTATTCTTTTATTTTGTAGGAATTATATTGTCTATATCTATTCCGATTGCACTAATAACTTATAATTATATGTATAAATCCCTTAAAGAGCATCTATTTTCAAGCGCTAAAGCCCAAATGGTGCAGGTTGATAACAACTTTTCTAACATGTTAGGGCAAATAAAGTACAATGCTAAGTTTCTTGCAACTTATTCAGATGCAAAAAAAGCAGACCAATCTATTTCAGCTCTATTTAATATTCCTGATATTTTAATAAATAAAAAATACTCAAAACAAATACCTGGGATAGAGGGTACTATATATAATGTGCTCGAGGCTTATGGAACATCTCATCCAGAAACAACTTATGTGTACATTGGTACTAAATGGGGAGGTTATATTCAATGGCCTGATGGATTAAGTACTAATACATTTGATCCAAGGACAAGACCATGGTATTCTTTAGCATTATCAAATCCCGATGAAGTGGTAATTTCAGATCCCTACGTTTCGGCAGTTGATAATTCCAAAAATGTAATTATAAGTGCGTCAACAACAGTAAAAAATGAAGATGGAAGCATTGTCGGAGCTATGGGCATAGATTTAAGTTTGGAAAAGTTATCTGAAATAATAAGAAATATTAAGATTGGAGATACAGGTTATGTTTTTCTTTATTTAAAAGATGGAACGATGTTAGCTCACCCAGATATAGATTTAAAATTTAAAAATATATTACATTTAAATCAGTTAGGTTATACATATTCTCAAACAAATGAAGCTTCAAAATTTTCATTTGATAACTATGATAAATTTATAGATTTGGATAATGGAAGTTTTGAAACTTATATAAATGGAAATCCTGTTTTAGTTAATATTTATACATGTAAGGATACTGGTTGGAAGATGGCTTCAGTTATACCAAAAAGTGAATTGGAAAGCAAAGCTAGTAAGATGGGATATTTAATAATTATGATAACAGTGGGTGTTTTATTTCTTGCTATTTTCGTTACTCTCATTGTTACTAAGAAGGTAACAAAACCTATTACAGAATTAGTTCCTTTAATGCAAGCGGCTGGAAATGGAGATTTATCAGTAAAAGCTAGTATTAATTCAAATGACGAGTTTGGAAAGTTAGGAAGATCTTTCAACTTGATGATTGGTAAGTTATGTTCAAGCTATGAGGAATTATCATCAGTTTATGAGGAATTGCTAGCGACAGAAGAAGAATTAAGAGTACAATATAAGGAACTACAACAAAATGAGGAAGCACTTAGAGTGAGTGAAGAAAAATACAAACTTGCACTAGAATGTGCAAATGACTCGATTTGGGAATGGAATTTAGTTACAGATACATTCTTTGCTTCTGATAAATTAATTGATATTACTGGATACAAGTTGGATGAGATAAATAATTTGAGAAACTTTGTGTATGAGAATGTTCATTTAGATGATCTTGATAAAGTGAAAAAAGATTTCAAAGATCATATTAATCAGCTTACAGATGTTTATAGCTCTGAATTTAGAATAAGAACTAAGAGCAGTTCGTACGTTTGGATTCTCTCTTGTGGTAAAGCGTTAAGAGATTCTGAAGGAAAAGCTATAAAAATAACTGGTTCTATTAGAGATATTTCTGAAAGAAAGATTTCGGAGGATAGAATAAAATTCATGGCGTTTTATGATTCTTTAACAAAACTTCCTAATAGAACATTGTTTATGAATAGGCTAAATGAACAATTAAAATTATCTAATTACGCAAATAAACAAGGAATTGTATTTTTTATAGATCTAGATAATTTTAAGAATATAAATGATACTATGGGACACGAGTATGGAGATAAATTGCTAATAAGTTTAGCAAAACAGTTTGAAAATTTAATTGAAGAAAAAGATACAATATCTAGACTTGGTGGAGATGAATTTATATTGCTTCATCCTGATTCAAAAGAAGATGAAATACAAACTTATGCAAACAAGCTATTAGGTTTGTTCGATAAAGTATTCAAAATTGATAACAAGCATATGTATATAACCGCCAGTGTTGGAATAGCTTTGTATCCTAAAGATGGAAGGGATAGTAGTACAATTTTAAGAAATGCAGATGCTGCTATGTACAGGGCAAAGGAATTAGGTAAAAATAGATTTTCCCTTTTCGATCCAGAAATGTATCTAAGCCTTGAACGAAAGACTAACATAGAAAGAATATTAAGAACAGTAGTTGATAATAATGAACTTATCATTAACTATCAACCTCAGTATGATTTACAGGCAAATAAAATATTTGGTTTTGAAGCATTACTTAGATTAAATAGTAGGGAACTTGGTTTTATATCTCCTGCAGAGTTTATTCCAATAGCAGAGGAATCTGGATATATCACACAATTAACTTTATGGGTGCTTAAGGAATCTTGCAAACAAAGTGCTAAGTGGTTTGAAGCAGGCTATAAATTTAATAGCATAAGCGTTAACATCTCATCAGTTGATTTACAAGAGATAAATTTCTTAGATAATGTTAAAGAAATTATTGAAAGTTCATCTGTTAATCCGAATATGATTGAACTTGAGATTACTGAAACTGTTCTTATGAAATCCTTTGATTCTAGTATTGAAATATTAAAGAAATTAATGGACATGGGAATTAGAATTGCGCTTGATGACTTTGGCACGGGATATTCATCATTAAGCTATCTTAGAAGAATTCCTATAACTACATTAAAGATCGATAAATCATTTATAGACAATATTTCCTCAAATAAGAAAGAAGAAGCGATTATCAAAAATATTATTCAAATGGCACATAGTATGGAATTAAAAGTTATAGCTGAAGGAGTTGAGACTGAAGATCAGCTTTCGATACTTAAAAGAATGGAATGTGATTATATTCAAGGGTATTATTTTAGCAAACCTCTTCCTGCTAATCAACTTGAAGAGTTACTGGAAAGATAG
- a CDS encoding GTP-binding protein yields the protein MTDVPVFLITGFLESGKTTFIKEIFNDPEFYDGEKILLIVCENGVEEYEVEFLKKHNANIVSISNIEEFTELALKEFNQKYKPTKVVLEYNGMWQFDIFDNLKFPDRGEIAQIITTIDASTFESYMSNMKSLLIEQFRNSDLIIFNRCNDKTNKLKFRNSVKAINSRANMMFELENGEIDDSPLELPFDIHNKVIEFKDYDYGVWYLDATEYPEKYEGKNIRVKGLAYSNPKYPKGVFAFGRNAMTCCEDDISFLGILCQTSKAFNFKDKEWIELEGIIHKKYIQQEQREIPYIVVKDYKKIDKLEEELVYF from the coding sequence ATGACGGATGTACCAGTTTTTCTTATTACTGGTTTTTTAGAGAGTGGTAAGACTACTTTTATAAAAGAAATATTTAATGATCCAGAGTTTTATGATGGGGAAAAAATTCTTTTAATTGTTTGCGAGAATGGTGTAGAAGAATATGAAGTTGAATTTTTGAAAAAACACAATGCAAATATTGTTAGCATCAGCAATATAGAAGAATTTACAGAGTTAGCTTTAAAAGAATTCAATCAGAAATATAAACCAACCAAGGTTGTTTTAGAATACAATGGAATGTGGCAATTTGACATTTTTGATAATCTGAAGTTTCCTGATAGAGGGGAGATTGCTCAAATTATAACAACTATTGATGCATCAACATTTGAAAGTTATATGAGTAATATGAAGTCTTTATTAATAGAACAATTTAGGAATTCAGATTTGATTATATTTAACCGTTGCAACGATAAAACAAATAAATTGAAATTTAGAAATAGTGTAAAAGCTATTAATTCAAGAGCAAATATGATGTTTGAATTAGAAAATGGTGAGATTGATGATAGTCCCTTAGAATTACCATTTGATATACATAATAAAGTAATAGAATTTAAAGACTACGATTATGGAGTTTGGTACTTAGATGCAACAGAATATCCAGAAAAGTACGAAGGTAAAAATATAAGAGTGAAAGGTCTTGCTTATAGCAATCCGAAGTATCCTAAAGGTGTTTTTGCATTTGGTAGAAATGCAATGACTTGCTGTGAAGATGATATATCATTTTTAGGTATTCTGTGTCAAACAAGTAAGGCATTTAATTTTAAAGATAAGGAATGGATCGAGCTAGAAGGTATAATTCATAAAAAATATATACAGCAAGAACAAAGGGAGATTCCATATATAGTTGTTAAAGATTATAAAAAAATAGATAAGCTTGAGGAAGAATTAGTTTATTTTTAG
- a CDS encoding 2-keto-3-deoxygluconate permease has protein sequence MKIKQNIEKVPGGLMIVPLFLGTLLKTLSPDVNKFFGGFTGNFLTGTSVILFIFFFCIGTTIDLRTSGYIAKKGISLLIGKVLFASLLGVLMSHILPANGIQTGILSGLSVLAVIAAFNETNGGLYLALMTTLGRKEDAAGFPFISIESGPFMTMVAMGIAGIASFPWQTLVSTLIPFALGIALGTLDHDFRKMFAPVVPALIPFFAFTLGFSLDFGMIIQSGFMGIIMGVAVVALSGGLLSLIDRYLTGSDGVAGWAASSTAGAAVAVPYAIAQANAQFEPVAASATAIIATSVLVTSILTPIVTMWFEKRARAKGLPIKPSKYNKNIKAESSLSEISV, from the coding sequence ATGAAAATTAAACAAAATATTGAGAAAGTTCCTGGAGGTTTAATGATAGTGCCTTTATTTCTTGGAACATTACTAAAAACGCTTTCACCAGATGTTAATAAGTTTTTTGGAGGATTTACGGGGAATTTTTTAACTGGAACATCTGTAATTCTATTTATATTTTTTTTCTGCATAGGAACAACTATTGATCTACGTACATCAGGTTATATTGCAAAGAAAGGCATTTCATTATTGATAGGAAAAGTTTTATTTGCTTCATTATTAGGAGTCCTAATGTCACACATACTTCCAGCTAATGGAATACAAACAGGAATTTTATCTGGACTTTCGGTTTTAGCAGTTATTGCTGCATTTAATGAGACAAATGGTGGACTTTATCTAGCATTAATGACGACTCTTGGTAGAAAAGAAGATGCCGCTGGATTTCCGTTTATAAGTATAGAATCTGGACCTTTCATGACAATGGTAGCTATGGGCATTGCAGGAATTGCCTCATTTCCTTGGCAAACATTAGTTTCTACATTAATTCCATTTGCATTGGGTATTGCTCTCGGAACTTTAGATCATGATTTTCGTAAAATGTTTGCTCCAGTTGTTCCAGCTTTGATTCCATTTTTTGCATTTACTTTAGGATTTAGTTTGGATTTTGGAATGATTATTCAATCAGGATTTATGGGAATTATAATGGGTGTTGCAGTGGTAGCACTTTCAGGTGGACTATTATCTCTTATTGATAGATATTTAACTGGATCTGATGGTGTTGCAGGTTGGGCAGCATCATCAACTGCTGGTGCTGCTGTTGCGGTTCCTTATGCTATAGCGCAAGCAAATGCACAATTTGAACCAGTTGCAGCTTCAGCTACAGCAATTATAGCTACAAGTGTATTAGTGACATCAATATTAACTCCTATTGTAACTATGTGGTTTGAAAAAAGAGCACGGGCTAAGGGACTACCAATTAAGCCATCTAAGTATAATAAAAACATAAAAGCTGAGAGTAGTTTAAGTGAAATTTCTGTATAA
- a CDS encoding CobW family GTP-binding protein has protein sequence MTKIDIISGFLGAGKTTLIKKLIEEAFQGEKLMIIENEFGEIGIDGGFLNNSGIEITEMNSGCICCSLVGDFGVALKEALDKYSPERIIIEPSGVGKLSDVIKAIENIKSEVDIKLNSFTAVVDAVKCKMYMDNFGEFFNNQIENANTIVLSRTQKISEEKLEVCVSQIREHNSFATIITTNWDEINGKQILSAMEREESLEKELLVEVKNNKSENHQHSEECCCNNHKNHTKEECECDNHEHHIDCNCNDHNHAHHTHDHECGCGHDHHSHDHHHADEVFTSWGMETPKKFSKAEINNILKTLSESSDYGIILRAKGIIPCSDGGWINFDLVPGEYEVREGIADYTGRLCVIGTNLNKNEIEELFDV, from the coding sequence ATGACTAAAATAGATATTATTTCAGGGTTTCTTGGGGCAGGAAAGACTACTTTGATTAAAAAATTAATAGAAGAAGCATTTCAGGGTGAAAAGCTCATGATAATTGAAAATGAATTTGGCGAGATAGGAATTGATGGAGGATTTTTAAATAATTCAGGAATTGAAATAACAGAAATGAATTCGGGATGTATTTGTTGTTCTTTAGTTGGAGATTTTGGAGTTGCACTTAAAGAAGCATTAGATAAATATTCGCCAGAACGTATAATAATAGAACCATCGGGAGTTGGTAAATTATCAGATGTAATTAAGGCAATAGAAAATATAAAAAGCGAAGTAGATATTAAACTTAATAGTTTTACGGCAGTTGTTGATGCTGTAAAATGCAAAATGTATATGGATAACTTTGGAGAATTCTTTAATAATCAAATTGAAAATGCAAATACTATTGTCTTAAGCCGAACTCAAAAGATTTCAGAAGAAAAATTAGAAGTATGTGTATCCCAAATAAGAGAACACAACAGTTTTGCAACAATAATAACAACAAACTGGGATGAGATTAATGGAAAGCAAATTCTATCTGCAATGGAAAGGGAAGAGTCCCTTGAAAAAGAGCTTTTAGTAGAAGTAAAGAATAATAAGTCTGAAAATCATCAACACAGCGAAGAGTGCTGTTGCAATAATCATAAGAACCATACTAAGGAAGAATGTGAATGTGATAATCATGAACATCATATAGATTGTAATTGTAATGATCATAACCATGCTCATCATACTCATGATCATGAGTGTGGATGTGGACACGATCATCATTCACATGATCATCATCATGCAGATGAAGTATTTACGAGCTGGGGAATGGAAACACCAAAAAAGTTTTCTAAAGCAGAAATAAATAATATATTAAAAACTTTATCGGAATCTTCTGATTATGGAATTATATTGCGTGCTAAAGGGATAATCCCTTGCTCAGATGGAGGATGGATAAACTTTGATTTAGTTCCAGGCGAGTATGAAGTGCGTGAAGGAATAGCAGATTATACTGGAAGGCTATGCGTTATAGGTACAAATTTAAATAAAAATGAAATAGAAGAATTATTTGATGTATAG
- a CDS encoding YbgA family protein, which yields MGDFLKPNVFFSKCLGFEACRYNGQMITDAFVEKLKPFVNIINVCPETSIGLKVPRPTIRVVSENNELKLYEPKEGKEFTKEMVEFSESYLKDLNNIDGFLLKSGSPSCGHKNVKIYTGTAKVTGSTRGAGIFGNKIKEKFPYAPIEDEGRLHNYRIRDNFLTRIFINADFRKVKEFNSLNELIHFQRRNKLLLMANSQKYTKILGRIAANGENNDIKSIISEYEKNLNLAFEKLPKYTNNINVLMHAMGYFSKYITNEETQLLMDSLEKYKMKKLTIMSPMLLVKSYILRFNIEYLLEQTYFNPYPEDLIILEDSEKIEI from the coding sequence ATGGGTGATTTTTTAAAGCCAAATGTCTTTTTTAGTAAATGTTTAGGTTTCGAAGCCTGTCGTTACAATGGCCAAATGATAACTGATGCATTCGTTGAAAAATTGAAACCTTTTGTTAATATTATAAATGTTTGTCCAGAAACTTCTATAGGACTTAAAGTTCCAAGACCAACAATTAGAGTTGTCTCTGAAAATAATGAATTAAAATTATATGAGCCAAAAGAAGGAAAAGAATTCACAAAAGAAATGGTTGAGTTTTCAGAGTCATATTTGAAAGATTTAAATAATATAGACGGTTTTCTCTTAAAAAGCGGTTCACCTTCCTGTGGACATAAAAATGTAAAAATTTATACTGGCACAGCTAAGGTTACAGGAAGCACAAGAGGTGCTGGAATATTTGGAAATAAGATTAAAGAGAAATTTCCTTATGCACCAATAGAAGATGAAGGCAGATTACATAATTATAGAATTCGAGATAATTTTCTTACAAGAATTTTTATTAATGCAGATTTTAGAAAAGTCAAGGAATTTAATTCACTTAATGAATTAATACATTTTCAACGCAGAAATAAATTACTACTCATGGCAAATAGCCAAAAGTATACTAAAATCTTAGGTAGAATCGCAGCAAATGGTGAAAATAATGATATAAAAAGTATTATATCTGAATATGAGAAGAATTTGAATCTGGCATTTGAAAAACTTCCTAAGTATACAAATAATATAAATGTTCTAATGCATGCCATGGGATATTTTTCAAAATACATAACTAATGAAGAAACACAATTATTAATGGATTCCTTAGAAAAATACAAAATGAAAAAACTTACAATAATGTCTCCTATGCTCTTAGTTAAATCGTATATATTAAGATTTAATATTGAGTACCTTTTAGAACAAACTTATTTTAATCCTTACCCAGAAGATTTGATTATATTAGAAGATTCAGAAAAGATAGAAATATAA
- the msrB gene encoding peptide-methionine (R)-S-oxide reductase MsrB — translation MSQKYVKKSNEELKRSLTDEQYRITQENGTEAPFSNKYDNLFEKGIYVDITSGEPLFVSTDKFNSGCGWPAFSKPIDRKVIKEKIDKSHGMVRTEVRSSTGDAHLGHVFTDGPEDMGGLRYCINSAALKFIPKEKMKEEGYEEYLDKIL, via the coding sequence ATGAGTCAAAAGTATGTAAAAAAATCCAATGAAGAATTAAAGAGGAGTCTGACAGATGAACAATATAGAATTACACAAGAAAATGGTACAGAAGCTCCATTTTCTAATAAATATGATAATCTGTTTGAAAAAGGGATTTATGTAGATATAACTTCAGGTGAGCCATTGTTTGTATCAACCGATAAATTCAACTCTGGGTGTGGCTGGCCTGCATTTTCCAAGCCAATAGATAGAAAGGTAATAAAAGAAAAAATAGATAAAAGCCATGGCATGGTAAGAACGGAGGTCCGAAGCAGTACTGGTGATGCACATCTAGGGCATGTATTTACTGATGGACCTGAAGATATGGGAGGATTAAGATACTGTATAAACTCAGCAGCACTTAAGTTTATCCCAAAAGAAAAGATGAAAGAAGAAGGTTATGAAGAATATTTAGATAAGATACTATAA
- a CDS encoding Cof-type HAD-IIB family hydrolase, whose protein sequence is MNKRILYVTDLDGTLLNSNGEVSQTSLKILKNQIEKGTLFSIATARNLQAAKRLISEIPINIPIILNNGIGFYDLNKEQYLKINEFPTSQLNHLIKIFDKYKSYGFMYALKDGDIHFIYNNLDDPYDLEYFTERHLLYKGRCHQYDDFAQVPNDGYTILYFVLYGSFDRIKNVENCILDNPILKCVPNKNVYKDNYFLDIFSSKASKAIAIKELKELIGADEVIAFGDNFNDIEMLQSADRSYVPENGVPEAKAAATSVISSFDDDGVAKFIEKDTLIS, encoded by the coding sequence ATGAATAAAAGAATATTATATGTAACAGATTTAGATGGTACCTTATTAAATTCTAATGGAGAAGTTTCACAAACATCATTAAAAATTTTAAAGAACCAAATAGAAAAAGGTACATTGTTTAGTATTGCAACTGCACGAAACCTTCAGGCTGCAAAAAGATTGATAAGTGAAATCCCCATTAACATTCCTATCATATTAAATAACGGTATAGGATTTTATGATTTAAATAAAGAGCAATATCTAAAAATTAATGAATTTCCAACATCTCAGTTAAATCATCTAATAAAAATATTTGATAAATATAAAAGCTACGGATTTATGTACGCATTGAAAGATGGAGATATCCACTTCATATACAACAATCTTGATGACCCATATGATCTTGAGTATTTTACAGAAAGGCATTTATTATACAAAGGTCGTTGTCATCAATATGATGATTTTGCACAAGTTCCAAATGATGGGTATACAATTTTATATTTTGTTTTGTATGGTTCTTTTGATCGTATAAAAAATGTTGAAAATTGCATTTTAGATAACCCTATATTAAAATGTGTTCCTAACAAAAATGTATATAAAGATAATTACTTTTTAGATATATTTAGTTCTAAAGCATCTAAGGCTATTGCTATAAAAGAATTAAAGGAACTGATTGGCGCAGATGAAGTAATTGCTTTTGGGGATAATTTTAATGACATTGAAATGTTACAATCTGCAGATCGTTCGTATGTTCCTGAAAATGGAGTTCCTGAAGCAAAAGCAGCTGCAACAAGTGTCATCTCAAGCTTCGATGATGATGGAGTTGCAAAGTTTATAGAAAAAGATACCTTAATTAGTTAA
- a CDS encoding LacI family DNA-binding transcriptional regulator — protein MATTIKDIAKALGISHSTVSRVLTGSKSVNEKTKEAVLNAVKELNYIPNMSARSLKIDKAYNIGVFFSTISNGTSPFVFQTVINNVYKNIDKKYNVIVKGIDMYEENTINPKNYDGILVVSQKIDDDDFIKEILEKEIPTVVINRKVDHDVINVYTDESVGVYKGVEELIKNGHKDIAIIEGAMNFDSTKMRRDGYLKAFNNYNIKLNKNLVLNGNFTVKSGYEKANELIEMNEQFSAIFAFNDEMATGAIKAITEHGLKVPEDISILGFDGNEIGRFITPSITTIKRPIGEIARIATDLLLRLLNNEQDITTKKIYIESELELGNSIKDLN, from the coding sequence ATGGCTACTACGATTAAAGATATAGCAAAAGCACTAGGAATATCACATTCAACTGTTTCAAGGGTACTGACTGGATCTAAATCTGTAAATGAAAAGACCAAAGAGGCGGTACTCAATGCAGTTAAGGAGCTAAACTATATTCCTAATATGAGTGCGAGGAGTTTAAAGATAGATAAAGCTTATAATATTGGTGTATTTTTTTCAACTATAAGTAATGGAACCTCACCATTTGTATTTCAAACTGTTATAAATAATGTGTACAAGAATATAGACAAAAAGTATAATGTCATTGTTAAAGGAATAGATATGTATGAAGAAAATACTATAAATCCTAAGAATTATGATGGAATACTAGTAGTAAGTCAAAAAATAGATGATGATGATTTTATTAAAGAAATATTAGAGAAAGAGATACCTACTGTAGTCATAAATAGAAAGGTAGATCATGATGTTATAAATGTATATACAGATGAGAGTGTTGGGGTGTATAAAGGAGTAGAGGAATTGATAAAAAATGGTCATAAGGATATTGCAATAATAGAAGGAGCAATGAATTTCGATTCAACTAAAATGAGGCGAGATGGATACTTAAAAGCTTTTAATAACTATAATATTAAATTAAACAAAAATCTAGTGTTAAATGGAAACTTTACTGTAAAAAGTGGATATGAAAAAGCTAATGAATTAATAGAAATGAATGAACAGTTTTCAGCCATATTTGCTTTTAATGATGAAATGGCAACCGGGGCAATTAAAGCTATTACAGAGCATGGATTAAAGGTCCCAGAAGATATTTCAATACTAGGATTTGATGGGAATGAAATTGGCAGATTTATTACTCCAAGTATTACCACAATTAAAAGGCCTATAGGAGAAATAGCAAGAATTGCTACTGATCTACTTTTAAGATTGCTAAATAATGAACAAGATATAACAACTAAGAAAATATATATAGAATCAGAATTGGAACTAGGTAATTCAATTAAAGATTTAAATTAG
- the kduI gene encoding 5-dehydro-4-deoxy-D-glucuronate isomerase produces the protein MQMEIRYSNHPEDSKHYDTETLRRHYLVEKVFVNGEVNLVYSHNDRIIFGGVTPIKETLKLGASKELGTDYFLERRELGVINVGGEGTVIADGVEYNLNYRDGLYVGQGTKNIEFKSSDGKNPAKFYINSAPALKSYPTVKIDLEKANKIKCGDEINMNKRTINQYIHPAVCESCQLVMGLTILEPGSGWNTMPCHTHERRMEVYLYLDVPEDQAVIHFMGEGQETRHIVMKNEQAVISPSWSIHSGIGTQNYSFIWGMCGENITFDDMDTIRIQDLK, from the coding sequence ATGCAAATGGAAATTAGATACTCAAATCATCCAGAAGACTCTAAGCACTATGATACAGAAACTTTAAGAAGACATTATTTAGTTGAAAAAGTATTTGTAAATGGAGAAGTAAATTTAGTTTATAGCCATAATGATAGAATCATATTTGGTGGAGTTACACCTATAAAAGAAACATTAAAGCTTGGAGCATCTAAAGAATTAGGAACAGATTACTTTTTAGAAAGAAGAGAACTTGGAGTTATTAATGTAGGTGGGGAAGGAACAGTTATAGCAGATGGAGTAGAATATAATCTAAATTATAGAGATGGATTATATGTTGGACAAGGCACTAAAAATATAGAATTTAAATCATCTGATGGAAAAAATCCAGCTAAGTTTTATATAAATTCTGCACCAGCGCTTAAATCATATCCAACAGTAAAAATAGATTTAGAAAAAGCTAATAAGATAAAATGTGGCGATGAAATAAACATGAATAAAAGAACAATAAACCAATATATTCATCCTGCAGTATGTGAAAGCTGTCAATTAGTAATGGGATTAACAATACTTGAGCCAGGAAGTGGATGGAATACAATGCCATGTCATACTCATGAAAGACGTATGGAAGTATATTTATATCTTGATGTACCTGAAGATCAAGCAGTAATTCATTTTATGGGTGAAGGACAAGAAACAAGGCATATAGTAATGAAGAATGAGCAGGCAGTAATTTCACCAAGCTGGTCAATTCATTCAGGCATTGGAACTCAGAATTATTCATTTATATGGGGAATGTGTGGGGAAAATATAACATTCGATGATATGGATACCATAAGAATACAAGACTTAAAATAA